The Drosophila sechellia strain sech25 chromosome 2L, ASM438219v1, whole genome shotgun sequence region TTGGGTACTCAAAActcggtttggtttggtttcatTGGTAGATAGTTCAGAAGAGGACAGTAACAGTAGTAACAGTAATAGTAGTaggtagtagtagtagtagtaggtAGTTTGTATAGGCAGTAGGCAGTAGTAGTATAGTAGTAGAGTAGTAGTAGTTGTGGTATTTATAGGATAGTATAATACATTCTCGCATACTTGTATTTGTTCAAATGGTACTTCAAATGAGAACGACTCATTATAGTAAGGGTTGAGGGTGCATTTTTTGATACTTGTCTTCTTCTTTTTCAAACGTTTGCCATTTTGCATGATTGCAATTTTCACATATGGATCTATAATATTGGAAAGAAttgaaagaaagaaaaagaaaacattttcgTTTTATAACAAAGTAAAATTTTCACAATAATCTGATTAACACATctgattttttttatgttttgctTTACACACATATAAGTAATGTACACCAAAAACATTGAATAATTATGTACTTGTTATATATAGAGTAGATCAATTTTTTACTTtgcaaacacaaaaacaaattaaaagtcGAACAAGAAAACAAGAAACAGGCCAAAGTGtaaatgtttaataaaataaaaatgtcaatatatattaataaaaatcgTTGGGCGCCACAAAAATATCCAATGATTTGAATCCACTCAAAAAAGTATCTAAGAGTATGCAGTGAATACTTTCCAACTTCATACCTTTTGATACTTTTGGAATTGTTTTCAAATTCTCGCAGATTTTTTGGAACACAACTGAAAGTGTAATTTTTACTTTGGCTTGCTGGCTTTTTGAAATCATTTAAAGTTCACATCAATCACTGATTGTACCATAGTTGAATATTTTGGAACTCAGCAACCTGTTAAACTCAAGGCATTGCTTCAAATTATAATTTACACGAATAACTCATCCGCTTCGTTACGCGAATTACTTGTAACCGATTATTGTTGGAGCATTTAAAAAACACACTGGAAAATGTTCTGTTGTTTGTAAAAGCCTAGAAGAACTTTAAATTGGTTTGGATATATTCGGCGGCAACGCTTTTCATTCAGCATCTGGCATCTGGACCCGAAATGATGTCGAGTGTTTGAGTTACAAAAAAATTGTACAGATTACATGCAAAAGTGAAGCTAAGCAAGCGATTTTGGCCATTTGATTGGATTGATTGGCATAGAGCTTAAAGTCGAATTTGGTTTTCTATTGGTTTGCCAGGCATAGGAGAAAACTGTGCGAATATTTCGGGATGGAAACGCTGCCGCAGCACAAATATATCCACTGATTAATGataaaattgatattttaGCGTACGCGAATTGGGCTAAATACGGTAAGATATGCAAGTTGATAAGTTGGCGCTAATTGATAGTAGAAAAGTAGTTGGCAAAAATTAGTTTGAATAAAAGTAGTATCTCTTTGCTCTCATtgatttcgctttttttgttaGCTTTTTTTTCGTTACAACAGCAAACGTTGCCTTGCCGTTTGCCACGTCTGAAGAAGTTAGtacgagtatatatatatatattgtaaatGAAAGTAAAAGTATGCCACAAAACCGAAAATAAAACGAACAACGTACGTCACACACTTAGCTAAAATTACAAACACAGAAAGCAACAAAGTCGCGGACAGGACCGTCGCAGGTCCAACAAAATCTCATCTCAGGACCCCGATCGGCCCCGCCCACGATTTGGTATAACGCCACATTACCAGACAGTCCGCCCACGTCCATCTTCTTCAAGTTCTTGGCCTCCAGGATGACGACGGTTAGTTTTCCGGCGGTCGGCACGTAGCGCAGCGAGAAGCAGATGTCTCCCAGCTTTTCCTGTTTGGCGATATCCGGAGAAAtggaacggaaacggaaatgggtTAGTGGGGTTCGATCGTGCGATTCAGTGGTCTTGCATCAAATAACATGTCACACAGACTCTATTGGTACGATTACATATACATATCCATTTCAAAGTATATAGGggttaatatttatataggGTTTGGGTCGCCCGAGTTTTGCATTACGAGTATTATAAATACTGCTGCAACATATATGGTTTTATCTACTTGGCCCAGCAATGGCTTTAAATTAACCACCAGTTAAAACTCAGTTTTGATGCTTTTCGAAAATGGTGCCAAGGATGGGAAAGTGAGCCACATATGGTTtagaaattcttttttttatgtggTGCTTTCACTtagttattttgttttaagcCACCCAATGAtatatattggttaaacaaacgACGAACTAAGCTTTAATCGAGATATACGGTTGCAAAGTAACAagtatatatagaataaccaAGAATATTCGATTATACACGTGGAAAGTAGGGCAAATCAAATACACTCGGATAAGTTCAAGTTAATGGGTTTTTCGGGGTGGGGTGAATAGTACGATTTTTTACGAGAACTTTAGTTCTTAATTATATCTTATTGACATAAAACGAAAACGCCACAAATAAGTACATTAAACATTTACTGCACGTCTTAGAGCTTCGATTTTGTTAAGTGTAAGTATAAACCTATTGAGATGTTTTTCAGCGGAAAGAGTATATCCaaagaaaaactaaagaaacCAATGCAAAGTACTCAACTGAAAGTAAACTCGTTGATATTGttcaagtgttttttttttgtttttagggGCTTGTGTCTTCTCCGTTTTGTATTGATAACTTTACCAAAACTTACAGTTTCACTTCTGAGTAGTATGTTATATCTAATATGTTCTATTTTCTTGACTTCATGTTTGTTTTATGAAAACACCCAGCTCAAAACCGACtgcacaaaatgcaaaaatatgttggttttcaaaaatgttcttAAAAAACTACTGAGAATAGAAAAATACAGAGACAGAGAGATAAGAAGTTGAAATCAGGCATAGTTGAACCGATTTGTATGTACATTTCAGAGACTAGCTCTAGTAGAACTCGTTTTTGGAGGAACATCGAAATGAATAAGAAGTTAAAAATGTACAtgataattatatatatgtatatattacaAATGAAAAATCTATCTAGATACGCAGTACGGCTAATAGGTATAACACATATAGGACCCTAGGCTGGTTCGAACCGCTTGCAGTGGTGGGATATAGATTTTACTTCGATTTCTGGGTGTTATAACACAAACCAATCCGATGCCAATTCCTCGATCACTTCTCCAAGGGCCAAACTAACCCGGGAAAACGAAACTGTATTTGTTGAACTATAAATGCTTAGCTATGGGAAGTGTGGTTGTGTGTTATTTGGATTAGTTAAAAAAGTTTCaagacagagacagagagcgagcgagcgagacagagacagagagcgagcgagcgagcgtTATAGAGAATTGATAGAGTTTTTTAAATCGGAGTCACTTACCGCAACTTTCTAGGgacttaaatattttgattcTCTGAATTCGATTCAAGTTCAGTTATCATTTGTGACTTTTTTGGGTGCCTTTCGAAATATTCTTTGTTAAATGTTTGGTGAATGTCTCATGGAAACAAAAAGGTCCATAATCGAAACCGAAAGTAATCGAAGGTAATCGAACAAAATATCGAAATTGGAAAACAAGATTATTGAGCattgttttttgtatttgacTGTCATCGAAGCTCTGCTTACACATTACAGTACACAATCAAGTTATGCAACTCAAAACATAAGGACAGTACACACACATCGGGCGAGACAGCGACAGAGAGCTAAACACAAAAGTTAAGACTTAAATAAGCGTTtttacgtatgtatgtatataatatgcAATTCGTTCTTCGACTGCTCCAATGGAGTGATTGGCTCTCGATTTGGATTATACGATTAATTTGGCAGCTCGAACAGAATTTGAACACAAACACAACGAACAGAACTTTGAACACATTTATGACGACAACAACCAAAGCAAATAACGATAATTATGAATCTTCGTTCCTTCGATCGTATACTTACATGGATTTTTGGGCATGTTTCAGGTTTCGGATTGATTTCCCCATGGCATGAGTCAAAAATTTCGAGTACAGTTTGGAAATTTCGAGTTTTCGAATTTTGTGATTACAGATTTggatttgtttttgatttgtttttttttttttggttttttttagcGATACgttcaaaaataattaaagagAAAAATGAAGAGCGTATTAAAAATCATTGAATTCCATTTCCAGTAGAATTTTGATAAGTTTCAATGTGGTTTTTGCAAATTTCGTATAGTTTTGTAACCAATCAATGGTCGCATGTCCGTGTTCAATGTTTTCGTGTGGATTTCTAATACTTAGTGTGAGTTATATATCGGTATAAAGTCGTAAGCAAAAGGAAAGGCATGCAGTAGAGTAAAAATTGTTCAGAATGGTATATTTGCAGTGTTTCTAAACTAACTGTAAGTAAGTTTAATATTCATAGTAGGAAAAGTTACAGTATTAGTCTGGTAATAAAGCTTATGCCTATTTTCTTGGCATAATGGTATTGGGCCAGGCTTAGGCATTCGCTGGATTTAAATTGGCTTAGATGTTGACTTCTTGCAAGACCACCTaaatattggaaaataaataataatgtcagtgaaataaaaagaaaataaaagatcTAAGCAATTCCTGGTATTATGGATCATAAATCGGAAACCTTGTCtagtaaaaatatttcattaaaatccAGCAATTGCCTTTCATTTTCGGCTTCCGAAAAGATTTGATCAGACAATACCATTTGTTTTCTGGCTTTCACAGGCGAAAAATTAAAGCTGTTTTCCATCTCTGAAATTGTATCTTTTATCTTGTATCTGTGTGCCTGTTTGTTGAATTGTGTGtgagtatctgtatctgtacatggctttgtgtgtgtttctgtgtatctgtgtgagaGATTTTTAGAGCATTCATTCCATCATCTGACCAATTCAATGTAatcaatgcaaatattttacaacattttcatttatttatataacttATCGTTTGTTACTTCAGAGAATTTCTTCTGTGTGttttagtgtgtgtgtgtgtgtttgagttAGTGAGTTTAACAGAGAAAAAGAGAGCGTGTGAGTTTCGGGTATGTTTGGATAGTAAAAGTTTGACAGACTTTATGCAAGTAACTGGGGTGCAAAAGTTGGTTACTACTGTAAGAAAGATATGCAAAAGTTTTCAGTATTTTTGACGTTTAATTGTTCCAATCCaagtgcaaacaaaaaatgtgtGAGTAGTGTCGTTTTGGGGAGAAGATTCAGCAACTAAACAATTCGATCAGCATGGTCAATAAGTGGCAAAGGATAATTGGCCCGAACTTgggcgaaaagttttggggAAATGGAGAAGGTTCGAAGTTGGGGGGCGGGAGGAGAAATCAGTCAACCATGCTGATTTACTTTAGCTTTTCTTATGCCACAGGTTTTCTCAACAAATTAATATTGCAGTGTGATATTTGCATATGGAAATGTGAAAACATTTGTCATTTTGATTACTCGGTTGCAAACAAGACAGCCCAAACATAGATAAATCgcttatattatattatattaatacaAAAATTCAACTACAATATTAATGATGCGAGAAAGTATGCAGACGCAATAGTATAGTTATTGGATATATCGTATAAGGAAATATAGAAGAGACAGAGAAAAGTCACAGAACAATCGCTCAAGACCAAATTGATTGATTATCGTGGGAAATGGCTATTGAAGATTCGCTTGGTTAGTTGTGGTTGGATGCATTGGTTATCATAATCGTAGTAGACGGCTTTTGTGTACAAGAGCGACAGTTCACAGGTTATATATGTAAAGGGGAAATCATAAACTCATATGATGTATGCAAAGGTGTTGGAGGATTctctgttttggtttttggtttaaGTTTAAGTAAGAATTGAAAGCATGTTTTTGTATTTACCTTCTACAAAAGTTCAAGAAAACAAGAGTTTATATGTTTCGAAATCaattttttggtttgtttcaGAGGGGTGAATTGGAGAAAGAGAAATTTagagttttatttttttgtaatagTTGTTGGTGTCGTTTGAGGGCTttcaatgaaaataaaaaaaaaatatcaggGGCACGTGGGGAAAAATCAAAGGAACAGTGCCATTTGATTTTCCCCCCGCTtgctgttggttttctttGTTGAGTATTgcttattatttaaatggtaagataatttctttgatttatttatatttgcattttgaactGGGTGTGTAAAAAGTTTCGTTTGAGACTCGAACAACTTTTGCTTGTCTGTTCCACGAAGTTTTCATTGTTTTGTTGATATTGTATCTGTTTTGGAAAGTTTTCGCTGTAATTGTCTTTGTTCCCTGCCCTTAAAAGTACTTCTGGGGAGGGCTCGGGGTTGGGTTCGTTGacttaaaaacaaatatcagTGGGTGTCGAAAATGCTTGGATTGCTTTCTGCtgtattttcatattttttggtCGTGGCTGAAGTTCGAATGCAAAATACACACAAAACACAATCATCGTACTATATAGTAAGTAGGTGTTCGAGATTACAGAACAGAAGTCAAGCAGAAGTCTGCTTTCGGCTCCAAAAACTCAGAGCATTACTAACGAACGCATAAGAAATCATAAGGTTCGAATCATAAGAGTACGAAAGACAGATCTCAACTGATGTTCTTGAGTTGGATAAAAACACACTTAGAGGCACATCGAGTTGTATATAGTACGAGTATATAGACAGAGAGAGAGTTACGGATAGCTTGGATAGTACTGGTGACCCCGGCGTGGACCCCGGCCCAGCTCTACATACCTGTCCGCCCTCTCCTTCAACGCTGACCAGGTCGCGCCACTCCTCGATGGTCTGCGCCAGGTCGATGGTGCACAGCGGCACCTTCACCTCGCCGATCTGGTCGTGCTTCGAGAAGCGATCGAAGTCGAAAATGGCAAACACGAGCGTCTTGTTCATGGCATCGGCGTAGGGCAAACTCTGTAACATTATGATAATATGATGATATCCTTCTGTAAATCCGAATAACAATCGAACTCTCTAAGAAAATCCCTTAAAAGGGATATTCTTTTCGGCACTTGTTTAAAAAGTAGTCAATCTCACCTTGAAGGTGAACGTCTCATTGAAGACCGGACTCAGTGTCTTGCGGTGCACCTTGGTCTCGAACTTCTTCTTCTTGTCGGGCAGCAAGTACACCTTGACATAGGGATCCGAGGTACCGCCCATATCCAGGGCGGGAAGTTCCTCAGCTTGGATCACCGTCACGGCCAAACTGTTGGAGTTGAAATCGTATTCCAGCTAAAAGAGAGAGATTCGAAAGGCGGCAACAACAggggtttttggttttggacCAAAAAGAGACAATGGAAAGTAATATATTAGTACAGTGGTATAAGGATATGTTTGTTTAATATGTCAATGTAGTGCCAAGATCTAATTGAGTGGGTTTCACACAAGGAAAGATTCCCCGCTTAATGCTTAAATTTCGGGCTTTTGGATATTGAATCTAGCTATTAAAAcccaattaaattaaagaatatgaCCCAGTGGAAACGGAATTTTTGTTCAGTGTACATGAAACATTATAAAGGAAGTTGTTACAGTATTCATTGAGTTTATATCTGTGAGTGTGTTCCCCGTGTCTAGAACATCAACTCTGCCCACACTTATGGAACACCTATCTGAGTTACGTTTGGTTAGTTTCCTATGCTGGGGATTAGGCTTGCTGTGTGGTTGGGTCCTGGGGAATTCGGGGATTGGGAATTGGGAGACCTACCTTGAAGTTGAGGCGCCCCAGCTTCTGCTCGCTCTGCTTGTCCTCCTCGTCACCCTCCTCGGCATTTTCGGTGAGTTCCTCCATATCAGGCTGAACCTATGACATACCAGAACCCAATAACTACTAAGATTTGATGGCGCGTCAGACACTTACTTTCTCCTTGTACGCCGATCCCAACAACTGTACCGACTTCATGTCGACACCCTTCTTACCCTTTCCATCTTTGGTTCTTCGCTTCTTCAGGAATCTCCGCACACAGAAGAAGATTATACCAAAGACGACCAGGAACACGAGGATGATGATGGCCACCACGCCCCATGTGGGCAGCCCCGTGCGCTCCGCGATCACCTCGGTGACCACTTCGCCGACATGCTCGATCTTTTTGATCACCGGCACTGAGGTGGTGGTGGATTCTGCACGGATAATAACTAAATAAGTATGTTGCTTAAATACATCATTCCGATTGGACTCACCCTGAGCCTCTGTGGTTGCACTCCGTGTTGTTGATTCCACCTGTGCGATTCTTTGACTGGCCGCTTCCGCCGCCTTCTCGGCGAGcacctcctgctcctgcctGTCCACCTCACGGAATTTGGAGTGATGTGTTTCTTCCAGCTTCTGGTCCACGGACTCCAGTTCCGCTGCCGGCTCGGACGCTGGCG contains the following coding sequences:
- the LOC6613151 gene encoding synaptotagmin 1 isoform X1, which gives rise to MPPNAKSETDAKPEAEPAPASEPAAELESVDQKLEETHHSKFREVDRQEQEVLAEKAAEAASQRIAQVESTTRSATTEAQESTTTSVPVIKKIEHVGEVVTEVIAERTGLPTWGVVAIIILVFLVVFGIIFFCVRRFLKKRRTKDGKGKKGVDMKSVQLLGSAYKEKVQPDMEELTENAEEGDEEDKQSEQKLGRLNFKLEYDFNSNSLAVTVIQAEELPALDMGGTSDPYVKVYLLPDKKKKFETKVHRKTLSPVFNETFTFKSLPYADAMNKTLVFAIFDFDRFSKHDQIGEVKVPLCTIDLAQTIEEWRDLVSVEGEGGQEKLGDICFSLRYVPTAGKLTVVILEAKNLKKMDVGGLSDPYVKIAIMQNGKRLKKKKTSIKKCTLNPYYNESFSFEVPFEQIQVCENVLYYPINTTTTTTLLLYYYCLLPIQTTYYYYYYLLLLLLLLLLSSSELSTNETKPNRVLSTQPPSKHTLAYLRAIVVVNYTTYIPYIYISIY
- the LOC6613151 gene encoding synaptotagmin 1 isoform X4 yields the protein MPPNAKSETDAKPEAEPAPASEPAAELESVDQKLEETHHSKFREVDRQEQEVLAEKAAEAASQRIAQVESTTRSATTEAQESTTTSVPVIKKIEHVGEVVTEVIAERTGLPTWGVVAIIILVFLVVFGIIFFCVRRFLKKRRTKDGKGKKGVDMKSVQLLGSAYKEKPDMEELTENAEEGDEEDKQSEQKLGRLNFKLEYDFNSNSLAVTVIQAEELPALDMGGTSDPYVKVYLLPDKKKKFETKVHRKTLSPVFNETFTFKSLPYADAMNKTLVFAIFDFDRFSKHDQIGEVKVPLCTIDLAQTIEEWRDLVSVEGEGGQEKLGDICFSLRYVPTAGKLTVVILEAKNLKKMDVGGLSDPYVKIAIMQNGKRLKKKKTSIKKCTLNPYYNESFSFEVPFEQIQVCENVLYYPINTTTTTTLLLYYYCLLPIQTTYYYYYYLLLLLLLLLLSSSELSTNETKPNRVLSTQPPSKHTLAYLRAIVVVNYTTYIPYIYISIY
- the LOC6613151 gene encoding synaptotagmin 1 isoform X3, yielding MPPNAKSETDAKPEAEPAPASEPAAELESVDQKLEETHHSKFREVDRQEQEVLAEKAAEAASQRIAQVESTTRSATTEAQESTTTSVPVIKKIEHVGEVVTEVIAERTGLPTWGVVAIIILVFLVVFGIIFFCVRRFLKKRRTKDGKGKKGVDMKSVQLLGSAYKEKVQPDMEELTENAEEGDEEDKQSEQKLGRLNFKLEYDFNSNSLAVTVIQAEELPALDMGGTSDPYVKVYLLPDKKKKFETKVHRKTLSPVFNETFTFKSLPYADAMNKTLVFAIFDFDRFSKHDQIGEVKVPLCTIDLAQTIEEWRDLVSVEGEGGQLGDICFSLRYVPTAGKLTVVILEAKNLKKMDVGGLSDPYVKIAIMQNGKRLKKKKTSIKKCTLNPYYNESFSFEVPFEQIQVCENVLYYPINTTTTTTLLLYYYCLLPIQTTYYYYYYLLLLLLLLLLSSSELSTNETKPNRVLSTQPPSKHTLAYLRAIVVVNYTTYIPYIYISIY
- the LOC6613151 gene encoding synaptotagmin 1 isoform X2, whose protein sequence is MPPNAKSETDAKPEAEPAPASEPAAELESVDQKLEETHHSKFREVDRQEQEVLAEKAAEAASQRIAQVESTTRSATTEAQESTTTSVPVIKKIEHVGEVVTEVIAERTGLPTWGVVAIIILVFLVVFGIIFFCVRRFLKKRRTKDGKGKKGVDMKSVQLLGSAYKEKVQPDMEELTENAEEGDEEDKQSEQKLGRLNFKLEYDFNSNSLAVTVIQAEELPALDMGGTSDPYVKVYLLPDKKKKFETKVHRKTLSPVFNETFTFKSLPYADAMNKTLVFAIFDFDRFSKHDQIGEVKVPLCTIDLAQTIEEWRDLVSVEGEGGQKLGDICFSLRYVPTAGKLTVVILEAKNLKKMDVGGLSDPYVKIAIMQNGKRLKKKKTSIKKCTLNPYYNESFSFEVPFEQIQVCENVLYYPINTTTTTTLLLYYYCLLPIQTTYYYYYYLLLLLLLLLLSSSELSTNETKPNRVLSTQPPSKHTLAYLRAIVVVNYTTYIPYIYISIY
- the LOC6613151 gene encoding synaptotagmin 1 isoform X6; its protein translation is MPPNAKSETDAKPEAEPAPASEPAAELESVDQKLEETHHSKFREVDRQEQEVLAEKAAEAASQRIAQVESTTRSATTEAQESTTTSVPVIKKIEHVGEVVTEVIAERTGLPTWGVVAIIILVFLVVFGIIFFCVRRFLKKRRTKDGKGKKGVDMKSVQLLGSAYKEKVQPDMEELTENAEEGDEEDKQSEQKLGRLNFKLEYDFNSNSLAVTVIQAEELPALDMGGTSDPYVKVYLLPDKKKKFETKVHRKTLSPVFNETFTFKSLPYADAMNKTLVFAIFDFDRFSKHDQIGEVKVPLCTIDLAQTIEEWRDLVSVEGEGGQLGDICFSLRYVPTAGKLTVVILEAKNLKKMDVGGLSDPYVKIAIMQNGKRLKKKKTSIKKCTLNPYYNESFSFEVPFEQIQKICLVVTVVDYDRIGTSEPIGRCILGCMGTGTELRHWSDMLASPRRPIAQWHTLKDPEETDEILKNMK
- the LOC6613151 gene encoding synaptotagmin 1 isoform X5, with translation MPPNAKSETDAKPEAEPAPASEPAAELESVDQKLEETHHSKFREVDRQEQEVLAEKAAEAASQRIAQVESTTRSATTEAQESTTTSVPVIKKIEHVGEVVTEVIAERTGLPTWGVVAIIILVFLVVFGIIFFCVRRFLKKRRTKDGKGKKGVDMKSVQLLGSAYKEKVQPDMEELTENAEEGDEEDKQSEQKLGRLNFKLEYDFNSNSLAVTVIQAEELPALDMGGTSDPYVKVYLLPDKKKKFETKVHRKTLSPVFNETFTFKSLPYADAMNKTLVFAIFDFDRFSKHDQIGEVKVPLCTIDLAQTIEEWRDLVSVEGEGGQEKLGDICFSLRYVPTAGKLTVVILEAKNLKKMDVGGLSDPYVKIAIMQNGKRLKKKKTSIKKCTLNPYYNESFSFEVPFEQIQKICLVVTVVDYDRIGTSEPIGRCILGCMGTGTELRHWSDMLASPRRPIAQWHTLKDPEETDEILKNMK
- the LOC6613151 gene encoding synaptotagmin 1 isoform X8, producing MPPNAKSETDAKPEAEPAPASEPAAELESVDQKLEETHHSKFREVDRQEQEVLAEKAAEAASQRIAQVESTTRSATTEAQESTTTSVPVIKKIEHVGEVVTEVIAERTGLPTWGVVAIIILVFLVVFGIIFFCVRRFLKKRRTKDGKGKKGVDMKSVQLLGSAYKEKPDMEELTENAEEGDEEDKQSEQKLGRLNFKLEYDFNSNSLAVTVIQAEELPALDMGGTSDPYVKVYLLPDKKKKFETKVHRKTLSPVFNETFTFKSLPYADAMNKTLVFAIFDFDRFSKHDQIGEVKVPLCTIDLAQTIEEWRDLVSVEGEGGQLGDICFSLRYVPTAGKLTVVILEAKNLKKMDVGGLSDPYVKIAIMQNGKRLKKKKTSIKKCTLNPYYNESFSFEVPFEQIQKICLVVTVVDYDRIGTSEPIGRCILGCMGTGTELRHWSDMLASPRRPIAQWHTLKDPEETDEILKNMK
- the LOC6613151 gene encoding synaptotagmin 1 isoform X7, producing MPPNAKSETDAKPEAEPAPASEPAAELESVDQKLEETHHSKFREVDRQEQEVLAEKAAEAASQRIAQVESTTRSATTEAQESTTTSVPVIKKIEHVGEVVTEVIAERTGLPTWGVVAIIILVFLVVFGIIFFCVRRFLKKRRTKDGKGKKGVDMKSVQLLGSAYKEKPDMEELTENAEEGDEEDKQSEQKLGRLNFKLEYDFNSNSLAVTVIQAEELPALDMGGTSDPYVKVYLLPDKKKKFETKVHRKTLSPVFNETFTFKSLPYADAMNKTLVFAIFDFDRFSKHDQIGEVKVPLCTIDLAQTIEEWRDLVSVEGEGGQEKLGDICFSLRYVPTAGKLTVVILEAKNLKKMDVGGLSDPYVKIAIMQNGKRLKKKKTSIKKCTLNPYYNESFSFEVPFEQIQKICLVVTVVDYDRIGTSEPIGRCILGCMGTGTELRHWSDMLASPRRPIAQWHTLKDPEETDEILKNMK
- the LOC6613151 gene encoding synaptotagmin 1 isoform X9; this translates as MPPNAKSETDAKPEAEPAPASEPAAELESVDQKLEETHHSKFREVDRQEQEVLAEKAAEAASQRIAQVESTTRSATTEAQESTTTSVPVIKKIEHVGEVVTEVIAERTGLPTWGVVAIIILVFLVVFGIIFFCVRRFLKKRRTKDGKGKKGVDMKSVQLLGSAYKEKVQPDMEELTENAEEGDEEDKQSEQKLGRLNFKLEYDFNSNSLAVTVIQAEELPALDMGGTSDPYVKVYLLPDKKKKFETKVHRKTLSPVFNETFTFKSLPYADAMNKTLVFAIFDFDRFSKHDQIGEVKVPLCTIDLAQTIEEWRDLVSVEGEGGQEKLGDICFSLRYVPTAGKLTVVILEAKNLKKMDVGGLSENLSRCDRRGLRSYWHLRTHRSLHTWLHGHRNRAASLVGHVGLAPPAHRPVAHPQGSRGDRRDPEEHEVRRQHG
- the LOC6613151 gene encoding synaptotagmin 1 isoform X10 — encoded protein: MPPNAKSETDAKPEAEPAPASEPAAELESVDQKLEETHHSKFREVDRQEQEVLAEKAAEAASQRIAQVESTTRSATTEAQESTTTSVPVIKKIEHVGEVVTEVIAERTGLPTWGVVAIIILVFLVVFGIIFFCVRRFLKKRRTKDGKGKKGVDMKSVQLLGSAYKEKVQPDMEELTENAEEGDEEDKQSEQKLGRLNFKLEYDFNSNSLAVTVIQAEELPALDMGGTSDPYVKVYLLPDKKKKFETKVHRKTLSPVFNETFTFKSLPYADAMNKTLVFAIFDFDRFSKHDQIGEVKVPLCTIDLAQTIEEWRDLVSVEGEGGQVVLQEVNI